The following proteins come from a genomic window of Neptunomonas concharum:
- a CDS encoding diguanylate cyclase domain-containing protein, translating into MLLPTNKNTITYILLFCLYVGCAFVFSAFSPQAQIVSLWPSAGVALAGCLVLGYRFLVGVFLGSCFFNLTTHFFNDEVQNLAPIIPAALIALGSTIQAWANTALLRRLRVSLLSAPSYYQVSTFILIGLLCCLISAVVGNAVLVFTHESVAIGMLQWFNVLVWWVGDFLGVIFVTPLILGCLQCRQGYLGKGSLLKGLAVPLLSILVIFQAAQQYIEHLVVTYTQNEFELKAKVAENSLKYQMSAYLYALQQLGSELSERDSINKDDFYDLVKRLSTDLPGIRAMSWNPVIKQRDLAMFEQVAREELGSDFQIKGAPLYPEDPLVVVKFIEPLAENKAAQGFNVYSNASRRESMLLAKKTHSAVSTDIIQLVQSDQREPGFLIFTPVFQNVDPMEQAIDSHESLKGFAVGVFLVAEIINKSLSDDLINFLDIYIHEKGRPEKAVYGNKSIIAAMSQGDGLGYIFEIAFAGRTWVFNLHIDQQYLISLQVEKSLSFLATQWLFGTLAAFIILSAFGRHVHLRELVKERTKEIEKINMQLEYYAFYDALTGLPNRRLFFDRAEHSLKLASRNKYTLALIFLDLNEFKVVNDTLGHESGDRLLVEVSQRFRSTLRASDTLARMGGDEFTLLIDDNPQPEDICTLVEKLTQCLQRPVVLDDCEHYVSASVGVALYPDDGDSIEDLLRKADMAMYKEKRASVCI; encoded by the coding sequence TTGCTACTCCCCACTAATAAAAATACGATTACCTACATTCTTCTTTTTTGCCTCTACGTGGGGTGCGCGTTTGTTTTCTCTGCCTTTAGCCCTCAGGCACAAATTGTTTCCCTTTGGCCTTCTGCGGGTGTCGCACTGGCTGGATGTTTAGTGCTTGGTTACCGATTCTTAGTAGGTGTTTTTTTAGGCTCCTGCTTTTTTAATCTGACCACCCATTTTTTTAATGATGAAGTGCAGAACTTAGCACCTATTATTCCTGCTGCCCTGATCGCTTTAGGTTCAACAATACAGGCTTGGGCAAATACTGCGTTACTTAGGCGTTTGAGGGTGAGCCTTCTGAGTGCTCCTTCTTATTATCAAGTATCAACTTTTATACTGATTGGGCTTTTATGCTGTTTGATCAGTGCCGTGGTGGGTAATGCTGTTTTGGTTTTTACCCATGAGAGTGTAGCGATTGGAATGCTGCAGTGGTTCAACGTTTTAGTATGGTGGGTGGGAGACTTTTTAGGTGTTATATTTGTCACACCTTTAATACTTGGATGTTTGCAGTGTCGGCAAGGCTATCTGGGTAAGGGGTCTTTGCTTAAAGGGTTGGCGGTCCCGCTGCTGTCAATTTTGGTTATTTTTCAAGCCGCGCAACAATATATCGAGCATTTGGTAGTTACTTATACACAAAACGAGTTTGAGCTTAAAGCTAAGGTTGCTGAAAATAGTTTAAAGTATCAGATGTCTGCCTATCTTTATGCACTTCAACAGCTTGGTAGCGAGCTTTCAGAAAGAGACTCCATCAACAAAGATGACTTTTACGATCTAGTCAAACGGCTTTCCACTGATTTACCAGGCATTCGTGCGATGTCATGGAATCCAGTAATAAAACAGAGGGATTTGGCAATGTTTGAACAAGTTGCCAGAGAGGAGCTCGGTTCGGACTTTCAAATTAAAGGAGCGCCATTGTATCCAGAAGACCCTTTAGTTGTGGTGAAATTTATCGAACCTCTGGCTGAGAATAAAGCGGCGCAGGGCTTTAATGTTTACTCAAACGCATCAAGACGAGAGAGTATGCTTTTGGCTAAGAAAACACATAGTGCGGTTTCGACAGACATTATTCAGCTAGTACAGTCCGATCAAAGAGAGCCTGGTTTTTTGATTTTTACACCTGTTTTTCAAAATGTTGACCCTATGGAGCAGGCAATAGATAGTCATGAGTCTTTGAAAGGATTTGCTGTTGGCGTGTTTTTAGTGGCAGAAATAATCAATAAAAGTCTGAGTGATGATCTTATTAACTTTCTTGATATTTATATTCATGAGAAGGGTAGGCCAGAAAAAGCAGTATATGGTAATAAAAGCATCATAGCTGCGATGTCCCAAGGAGATGGTTTGGGCTATATCTTTGAGATAGCGTTTGCGGGCCGAACTTGGGTTTTTAATCTACATATTGACCAGCAGTACCTCATTTCTCTTCAGGTAGAAAAATCGCTTAGCTTTCTTGCGACTCAATGGCTATTTGGAACACTGGCTGCTTTTATCATACTGTCAGCTTTTGGACGTCATGTTCACTTGCGGGAGTTGGTTAAAGAGAGAACTAAAGAGATAGAAAAAATCAATATGCAGCTTGAGTACTATGCATTTTATGATGCATTAACGGGGTTGCCTAATCGTCGACTATTTTTCGATAGAGCTGAGCATTCTTTAAAATTAGCAAGTCGTAATAAATACACTCTTGCGCTGATTTTTTTGGATCTTAATGAGTTTAAGGTTGTTAATGATACGTTAGGACATGAGAGTGGAGATCGTTTATTGGTTGAAGTATCTCAGCGCTTTAGGAGTACTTTGCGAGCCAGTGATACTTTGGCGCGCATGGGAGGAGATGAATTCACATTGCTGATTGATGATAACCCTCAGCCTGAAGATATTTGTACCTTAGTCGAAAAGCTTACTCAGTGTTTACAGAGACCTGTGGTATTAGACGATTGTGAGCATTATGTTTCGGCCAGTGTTGGTGTGGCTCTTTATCCGGATGATGGTGATTCTATCGAAGACCTATTAAGAAAAGCTGATATGGCTATGTACAAGGAGAAGAGAGCTTCCGTCTGTATTTAG
- a CDS encoding acyltransferase family protein — MKARWLAFDYLRAVAIILIVLGHSVYNSEKGFPVLLENIVRGGTAVFVFISGYFLHAVFAQNFQFQAFLLKKWKGVVVPFLFVSFVGLGFKLFGWWWLDGLPLEKVALNVFYTVKNFYVLYPHWYIPFIMVVFLLSPLYLAYLQLPLWRQLLLFALFSMLAVMLHRPHGNAGVIQSLLYYTPFYLLGMLFSLYRVFLIKHYKPLLLVSALLFMGALIMQTWVVPWVGNYHKWFFKYRGIDFQFVQKMGLCILLLALCYLLSIWKGIWLCLDRWLREVGELSFAIFFLHPLLTLAMNNLFPLLGWSKVSGGAWFSVFMTSVVFCIHFFGSFYIARAIRYFFPYQSRWLIGA; from the coding sequence TTGAAAGCTCGTTGGTTGGCGTTTGACTATCTGCGTGCCGTGGCGATCATCTTGATCGTATTGGGCCACTCCGTTTATAACTCTGAGAAAGGGTTTCCTGTTCTACTGGAGAATATTGTTCGCGGCGGGACGGCGGTATTTGTGTTTATTTCTGGCTACTTTCTACATGCTGTTTTTGCCCAGAATTTTCAGTTTCAGGCGTTTCTTCTAAAGAAATGGAAAGGGGTGGTAGTGCCTTTTCTTTTTGTTTCTTTTGTTGGTTTAGGGTTTAAGTTGTTTGGTTGGTGGTGGCTGGACGGGTTGCCTCTTGAAAAAGTCGCATTAAATGTGTTTTACACCGTTAAAAACTTCTATGTGCTTTATCCGCACTGGTATATTCCTTTCATTATGGTGGTGTTTTTATTATCACCTTTGTACTTGGCGTATTTGCAGTTGCCGCTATGGAGGCAACTTCTTCTGTTTGCCCTGTTCTCGATGCTCGCTGTAATGTTGCATAGGCCTCATGGTAATGCCGGGGTGATACAGTCCTTGCTTTATTACACGCCTTTTTACCTTTTAGGCATGCTGTTTTCTCTGTATAGAGTCTTTCTCATTAAGCATTACAAGCCGTTATTGCTGGTCTCGGCATTGTTGTTTATGGGGGCGTTGATCATGCAGACATGGGTAGTGCCGTGGGTAGGAAACTATCATAAGTGGTTCTTTAAGTACCGCGGTATTGATTTTCAGTTTGTCCAAAAAATGGGACTTTGTATTCTGTTGCTGGCGCTATGCTATCTACTTTCTATATGGAAAGGGATATGGCTTTGCTTGGACAGATGGCTAAGAGAGGTAGGAGAGCTGAGCTTTGCTATCTTTTTTCTTCATCCGTTGTTGACGTTAGCGATGAATAATCTGTTCCCTTTGCTGGGATGGTCTAAAGTTTCGGGTGGGGCATGGTTTAGTGTTTTTATGACGAGTGTCGTATTTTGTATCCACTTTTTTGGTAGTTTTTATATCGCTCGTGCCATTCGTTACTTCTTTCCTTACCAGAGTCGTTGGTTGATAGGTGCTTGA
- a CDS encoding glucan biosynthesis protein encodes MSDLLCRVRQWVFTKLKPALSLVFIALIVVSDAALAAKKAGGDASLYAVDGKFSRDTVSELARKLSKKAYKAPLSVLPESLQDLNYDQYRDIRFNPEGAIWADESLPFQMQLFHRGFYFQDPVEIAIVDEGVAKHLSYSPELFSTGNVMQKPLPKQDIGFAGFRLHYPINRDDYLDELVVFQGASYFRSLGKHQAYGLSSRGLAIKTAEPDGEEFPVFRAFWIEKPTPDSQSVVVYALMDSPSVTGAYRFTIRPGRSTAMDVEATLFPRVELKKIGLGAGTSMFMFSSYGRQNVDDFRPRVHDSDGLLMLNGRGERLWRPLSNPQDLRTSAFMDNGPLGFGLMQRNRDFKNYQDLEARYEKRPSLWVEPVGNWGKGSVVLVEIPSESEIHDNIVAYWSPKESIPAGTEFSFAYRLLWGDGPQAQSDEAIVLATRSGRADISGPSPERLFVVDYGFPASSVGSDVLPTADVKHSAGSVSHVVVAYNPETKGYRVSFELDPEDERLIELRLNLLFDDGRKAESWMYQWTR; translated from the coding sequence ATGTCCGATCTATTATGCCGTGTCCGTCAATGGGTATTCACTAAACTTAAGCCTGCCCTTTCTTTAGTTTTTATTGCGTTAATCGTGGTGAGCGATGCCGCTTTAGCTGCTAAAAAAGCAGGGGGAGATGCTAGTCTTTACGCTGTAGATGGAAAGTTCAGCCGTGATACTGTGTCAGAGCTTGCTCGTAAGCTTTCGAAGAAAGCGTATAAGGCCCCTTTGTCTGTTTTGCCTGAGTCGTTGCAGGATCTTAACTATGACCAGTATCGTGATATTCGCTTTAATCCAGAGGGCGCTATCTGGGCCGATGAGTCTTTGCCTTTTCAGATGCAGTTGTTTCATCGAGGCTTCTACTTTCAGGACCCTGTAGAAATTGCGATTGTGGATGAAGGGGTGGCTAAACACCTAAGTTATTCTCCTGAGCTGTTTTCAACAGGTAATGTTATGCAGAAACCGCTGCCAAAACAGGATATTGGTTTTGCGGGGTTTCGTTTACATTACCCGATCAATCGTGACGATTATTTAGATGAATTGGTCGTGTTTCAGGGGGCGAGTTATTTCCGCTCTTTAGGTAAGCATCAGGCATACGGGCTCTCTTCCCGAGGCCTTGCTATAAAAACAGCAGAGCCTGATGGCGAAGAGTTTCCTGTGTTTCGCGCCTTTTGGATAGAAAAACCAACACCTGACAGCCAATCAGTGGTTGTCTATGCGTTAATGGATAGCCCCAGTGTGACTGGCGCTTATCGCTTTACAATACGCCCAGGGCGCAGTACAGCAATGGATGTGGAAGCAACGCTATTTCCTAGAGTCGAGTTGAAAAAGATTGGTTTAGGTGCTGGCACCAGTATGTTTATGTTCTCCTCGTATGGTCGCCAGAATGTCGATGATTTCAGGCCTCGCGTGCATGATTCTGATGGTTTATTAATGCTGAACGGTCGTGGTGAGAGGTTGTGGAGGCCTTTGTCTAATCCTCAGGACTTACGGACCAGTGCATTTATGGATAACGGGCCACTTGGCTTTGGTTTGATGCAGCGCAACCGGGATTTTAAGAACTATCAGGATTTGGAAGCGCGCTATGAGAAGCGTCCGAGCTTATGGGTAGAGCCTGTTGGCAATTGGGGTAAAGGCTCAGTGGTATTGGTTGAAATTCCATCTGAATCCGAAATCCATGACAATATAGTCGCTTATTGGTCTCCTAAAGAGAGTATTCCTGCCGGTACTGAGTTTAGCTTTGCCTATCGTTTGCTATGGGGAGATGGCCCTCAGGCACAATCAGATGAGGCAATCGTCCTCGCTACGCGCAGTGGTCGCGCGGATATTAGTGGCCCCTCGCCTGAGCGCTTGTTTGTGGTCGACTATGGCTTTCCTGCCTCTTCAGTCGGTTCTGACGTGCTACCTACAGCTGATGTCAAGCACTCTGCAGGAAGCGTCTCCCATGTTGTGGTTGCATATAACCCAGAGACGAAGGGATATCGTGTAAGTTTCGAACTAGATCCAGAAGATGAACGTTTGATTGAGCTGCGTCTAAATCTGCTTTTTGATGATGGTCGAAAAGCTGAGAGCTGGATGTATCAGTGGACCCGTTAA
- the mdoH gene encoding glucans biosynthesis glucosyltransferase MdoH, whose protein sequence is MDPLSLSARRGDALKTSFASGMPPEQPADMPVQSLSCAAEHVRQHTSSLAIRRWWVLGGAVLLSLWGVYEMYSVLSFAGLTFIEYIVLALFSLTFSWITVAFTGAIAGFLTVWKRALLGRSRTMPPSVSKTAVLMPTYNESPERVFAAIETMSRGILSTGQGQAFDWFVISDTTDPQIAIAEEIAFAALRERLGDQSISVYYRRRNRNIARKAGNVADFCRRWGGGYEYLLVLDADSLMEASTMLELVRRMQADPDAGLIQTIPRLINGTTIMARLQQFATRVYGPVMGTGLSWWTQNEGNFWGHNAIIRTQAFMQSAGLPDLKGKPPFGGHILSHDFVEAALLRRAGWKVLIADDLEGSYEECPPSIVDLAIRDRRWCQGNLQHSRVLPTKGLHWISRIHLMTGIMSYLSSPLWLLLILSGLALALQAQFIRPEYFSGEFSLFPSWPRMDAAKALNLFIFTMLILFTPKILGLIAFIRHSAACRAVGGISRLLVSFVVEVVLSALVAPVMMLIHSGAVLSIFLGRDAGWNPQRREDGSLPIRELIYRHRWHMIMGVFLTIAAGLNSTALLAWLSPAIAGMLLSVPLSMVTSDQKVGERLKQWGILRTPEEVSQPDVQRAMLPIRAEYDALIASSPSFRDFLKEPRWQALHCNLMDVPTALRKGEVDALEVVAREKLSQAETLTEALHYLTQPELARVVSNRQLFIQLSQLPEELCENVHHAFAQPESANVG, encoded by the coding sequence GTGGACCCGTTAAGCTTGTCTGCGAGGCGAGGGGATGCACTAAAAACATCATTTGCTTCAGGTATGCCTCCTGAACAGCCTGCAGACATGCCTGTTCAGTCGCTAAGCTGTGCGGCTGAACATGTTCGCCAGCATACATCGTCGCTGGCCATTCGGCGCTGGTGGGTATTAGGTGGTGCTGTATTACTCTCCTTATGGGGAGTTTATGAAATGTACTCAGTGCTATCTTTTGCAGGGCTCACCTTTATTGAGTATATCGTCTTAGCGCTGTTTAGCCTGACGTTTAGCTGGATTACCGTTGCTTTTACGGGAGCGATTGCAGGCTTTTTGACAGTCTGGAAGCGCGCCTTACTAGGTCGCAGCAGGACAATGCCACCCTCTGTTTCCAAAACAGCTGTATTAATGCCAACCTATAACGAATCCCCCGAGCGGGTTTTTGCCGCTATCGAGACCATGTCTCGTGGAATTCTTAGTACGGGTCAAGGACAAGCATTTGATTGGTTTGTTATTAGTGATACCACAGACCCCCAAATCGCTATAGCAGAAGAGATTGCTTTTGCTGCGCTACGGGAGCGCCTTGGCGATCAGTCTATCTCGGTTTATTACCGACGCAGGAATCGAAATATTGCCAGAAAAGCGGGTAACGTAGCAGATTTTTGTCGCCGTTGGGGCGGGGGCTATGAGTATTTGCTGGTGTTAGATGCGGATAGCTTGATGGAAGCGAGTACGATGCTTGAGCTTGTACGGCGTATGCAAGCAGATCCGGATGCCGGTTTAATCCAGACAATTCCACGTCTCATCAACGGTACTACCATCATGGCTCGCTTACAACAGTTTGCGACACGTGTGTATGGCCCGGTTATGGGCACAGGGCTTTCATGGTGGACGCAAAATGAAGGTAACTTCTGGGGGCATAATGCCATCATACGCACGCAGGCATTTATGCAGTCGGCAGGGCTGCCCGACTTAAAAGGTAAACCTCCTTTTGGTGGGCATATATTAAGCCATGATTTTGTTGAAGCTGCACTTCTCAGAAGAGCGGGTTGGAAGGTACTGATCGCTGATGATCTGGAGGGGTCTTATGAGGAGTGCCCGCCTTCTATCGTCGACTTAGCGATTAGAGACAGGCGCTGGTGCCAAGGGAACTTACAGCATAGTCGTGTTTTACCGACGAAAGGCCTGCATTGGATAAGCCGTATTCACCTGATGACAGGTATTATGTCTTATTTATCTTCCCCACTGTGGTTGTTGCTTATTTTGTCAGGCTTAGCTCTAGCACTACAGGCTCAGTTCATCCGCCCTGAATATTTCAGTGGCGAGTTTTCATTATTCCCAAGTTGGCCTCGTATGGATGCCGCTAAAGCACTGAACTTGTTTATTTTTACCATGCTGATTTTGTTTACACCCAAAATATTAGGCCTTATCGCGTTCATACGGCACTCAGCTGCATGTCGGGCAGTGGGGGGGATTAGCCGGTTGTTAGTCAGTTTTGTCGTTGAAGTGGTGCTATCTGCGCTGGTTGCTCCGGTGATGATGTTGATTCATTCTGGGGCTGTACTCTCTATTTTCCTAGGTCGTGACGCTGGCTGGAATCCCCAACGTCGAGAAGATGGCTCCTTGCCTATTCGCGAGCTGATTTATCGACATCGTTGGCATATGATAATGGGCGTATTTCTTACGATTGCGGCTGGTTTGAACTCGACAGCATTACTGGCTTGGTTGTCTCCAGCGATCGCCGGAATGCTGCTTTCTGTACCCTTGTCGATGGTAACAAGTGACCAAAAAGTAGGTGAGCGGCTTAAACAATGGGGCATCTTGAGAACGCCAGAGGAGGTGTCCCAACCCGATGTTCAGCGCGCGATGCTTCCCATTCGAGCTGAATATGATGCATTGATTGCAAGCAGCCCTAGCTTTCGTGATTTTTTAAAAGAACCACGCTGGCAAGCGCTCCATTGTAACTTGATGGATGTACCAACCGCGCTTCGTAAGGGGGAAGTCGATGCATTAGAGGTGGTGGCACGTGAAAAACTGTCACAAGCCGAAACCCTGACAGAGGCGCTACACTATTTGACTCAGCCTGAGTTGGCGAGAGTGGTGTCAAATAGGCAATTGTTTATCCAGTTATCTCAGCTACCTGAAGAGCTATGCGAAAACGTACATCACGCATTCGCACAGCCAGAGTCCGCTAACGTGGGTTAA
- a CDS encoding PhoX family protein: protein MKKKVIALAVGSAIAMGLAGCNNSSKDKTTENKLLPKESTISFNEVPAPVTDAEKRAILASTASVDTGSETLDLELGYKIFARSGDQFDNAVFGQLVDTNGNPMYGDDGSAKISNSNEFTSLLPKGDRLFSVSQFESRPGAMFLLELKQDKENGKLSVMDAWQIDQSGVNGGWVHCAGSVTPWTTHLASEEYEPNARKLVTGADAAEDGYTAPFLDYFGGDQSKWNPYQLGWNIEVEVDAASAEADPTAASTKHYAMGRLAFELSYVMPDQKTVYMTDDGTNVGLYMFVADKAGDLSAGNLYAMKWNQTSASGVGAANLEWISLGHANSAELKPHIEGDMQVKFADIFETADASEEGNCPEGFTSINAGGNGQECLQVKTGMEKVASRLETRRYAAMMGATTELRKEEGITFDPTRNKIYLAMSEVARGMESFKKNGSESSSYDAGGPDHIQLAGFNRCGAVYQLDTMADAAMGSSYVAKNISALVTGIPADDGYGDGTENPIVMNPTDFDNSQNKCHIDGIANPDNVAYMSGWDKLIIGEDTGSGHQNDVIWAYDLKDKSLTRIQTTPYGSETTSPYWYPNINGWAYLTSVVQHPYGESDKDKDTGSGENRAYTGYIGPFPAKAE, encoded by the coding sequence ATGAAAAAGAAAGTCATCGCGCTGGCAGTAGGTTCAGCGATTGCTATGGGTTTAGCGGGCTGCAATAACTCAAGCAAAGACAAGACCACAGAAAACAAGTTACTTCCTAAAGAATCAACCATCAGTTTCAACGAGGTTCCTGCACCGGTTACTGATGCTGAAAAACGCGCTATTCTTGCATCTACGGCTAGCGTAGATACTGGTTCTGAAACCCTGGACCTTGAACTAGGTTACAAGATCTTTGCACGCTCTGGTGATCAGTTTGATAACGCCGTGTTCGGTCAGCTAGTAGATACGAACGGTAATCCAATGTACGGCGATGACGGCTCTGCAAAGATTTCCAACTCCAACGAATTCACCTCGTTGCTTCCTAAAGGCGACCGCCTCTTCTCTGTATCCCAGTTTGAAAGTCGCCCTGGTGCTATGTTCTTGTTAGAACTCAAGCAGGATAAAGAGAACGGTAAACTCAGCGTGATGGACGCATGGCAGATTGACCAGTCGGGTGTTAATGGCGGCTGGGTACATTGTGCTGGATCTGTAACACCTTGGACAACTCACTTAGCGTCAGAAGAGTACGAGCCTAACGCACGTAAATTGGTTACTGGCGCTGACGCTGCAGAAGATGGCTACACAGCACCATTCTTAGATTACTTTGGTGGTGATCAGTCTAAGTGGAATCCTTACCAGTTGGGTTGGAACATCGAAGTCGAAGTTGATGCAGCCAGCGCCGAAGCGGATCCTACAGCGGCTTCAACCAAGCATTATGCAATGGGTCGCCTAGCGTTTGAGCTCTCTTACGTTATGCCAGATCAAAAAACCGTCTATATGACCGATGATGGAACCAACGTTGGTCTTTATATGTTTGTTGCAGATAAGGCAGGCGACCTGAGCGCAGGTAACTTGTATGCCATGAAATGGAACCAGACTAGCGCATCTGGCGTTGGCGCAGCAAATTTAGAGTGGATTAGCTTAGGTCACGCTAACAGCGCTGAATTGAAGCCCCATATTGAAGGGGATATGCAAGTTAAATTCGCTGATATTTTCGAAACAGCCGATGCAAGCGAAGAGGGTAACTGCCCCGAAGGTTTCACCAGCATCAATGCGGGCGGAAACGGTCAGGAATGTCTCCAGGTCAAAACCGGCATGGAAAAAGTGGCTTCTCGCTTAGAAACACGTCGTTATGCAGCCATGATGGGTGCAACAACCGAGCTACGTAAAGAAGAAGGGATCACGTTCGACCCTACTCGTAATAAGATCTACCTAGCGATGTCAGAAGTAGCTCGCGGCATGGAAAGCTTTAAGAAAAATGGTTCTGAAAGCAGCTCTTATGACGCAGGTGGTCCTGATCATATTCAGCTTGCTGGCTTTAATCGTTGCGGTGCAGTTTATCAGTTGGATACGATGGCAGATGCAGCAATGGGTTCTTCTTACGTTGCTAAAAATATCTCTGCACTGGTTACCGGCATTCCGGCTGATGACGGCTACGGTGATGGTACAGAAAATCCGATCGTTATGAACCCAACTGATTTTGATAACAGCCAAAACAAGTGTCATATTGATGGTATCGCTAACCCCGATAACGTCGCCTATATGTCTGGCTGGGATAAATTAATCATTGGCGAAGATACCGGCTCTGGACATCAGAACGACGTTATCTGGGCTTATGATTTAAAAGATAAGTCGCTAACACGTATTCAGACAACACCTTACGGTTCTGAAACCACTTCACCCTACTGGTATCCAAACATCAATGGTTGGGCCTACCTAACCAGCGTCGTACAGCACCCATACGGGGAATCTGACAAAGATAAAGATACCGGCAGTGGCGAGAACCGCGCCTACACTGGTTATATCGGGCCATTCCCTGCAAAAGCAGAATAA
- a CDS encoding DUF3301 domain-containing protein, protein MYIELSDLLLFTLICGCLWYWWAAQKVKEIALKAARKTCKEVSLQLLDESVSLRALWLKRDDSGQVRLWRRYIFEFSSTGEDRYTGKIIMLGHRITHIELQPHRLAE, encoded by the coding sequence ATGTATATTGAATTATCAGATCTCCTGCTCTTTACGCTTATCTGCGGCTGCCTTTGGTACTGGTGGGCGGCACAGAAAGTTAAAGAGATTGCCCTAAAAGCCGCCAGAAAAACCTGCAAAGAAGTATCTTTACAGCTTTTAGATGAGAGTGTCAGCCTGCGCGCACTCTGGTTAAAGCGGGACGATTCAGGGCAAGTGCGCTTGTGGAGACGCTACATTTTTGAATTCTCATCCACGGGAGAGGATCGCTACACCGGCAAGATTATTATGCTTGGCCATCGCATCACCCACATAGAGCTACAACCCCACCGATTGGCAGAGTGA
- a CDS encoding protein adenylyltransferase SelO, whose translation MLGTLQSLILENGYLDFPEHFYQRNTPTSLKGAHLISFNPEVARLLDLNPCKVNPDELAYYFGGGGLLPTSQPLAMKYAGHQFGSYNPDLGDGRGLLLGEVVNQQGERWDLHLKGAGKTAFSRFGDGKAVLRSSIREYLVSEAMHGLNIPTTRALCLIGSHEYTLREGMEPCAMVLRVSQSHIRFGHFEHFYYSRKHDDLKRLAEYCLERYFPDLIQESDPYLAMFREIRDRSINMVAKWQAYGFVHGVMNTDNMSILGETFDYGPYTFMDNYRADFVSSHTDHQGRYAFQRQPDIVLWNLSCLAQALLPLTGKEKLIGLLDEYKSLYLTAYYQLMRKRLGLQVKREGDDALVDQLITLASAQRIDLNRFLRDLCSFEPSQQPSLDRCLSHFGQAAPAQDWMFTYGNRLAKEAASPPIRQQQMRAVNPCYLLRNYMAEEAIKAANQGDYQGVNELLAVVRKPFEEKAEFAHYAEAPPEWASGISLSCSS comes from the coding sequence ATGTTGGGCACCTTACAATCGCTTATTCTTGAAAACGGTTATTTAGACTTTCCTGAGCATTTTTATCAGCGAAATACGCCAACGAGCCTTAAAGGTGCGCATCTGATCAGTTTTAATCCTGAGGTGGCAAGGCTATTGGACCTTAATCCCTGTAAGGTTAATCCGGATGAGCTGGCCTATTATTTTGGAGGTGGCGGTTTATTACCAACCAGCCAACCGTTGGCGATGAAGTATGCTGGCCATCAGTTCGGATCTTATAATCCCGACCTTGGGGATGGGCGAGGTTTGCTGTTAGGCGAAGTGGTGAACCAACAAGGAGAGCGTTGGGATCTACATTTGAAAGGGGCCGGGAAGACTGCCTTTTCCCGTTTTGGAGACGGCAAGGCTGTATTGCGCTCCAGTATTCGAGAGTACTTGGTTAGTGAAGCGATGCATGGGCTTAATATTCCAACGACAAGGGCACTCTGCTTAATTGGCAGTCATGAATATACCTTACGTGAGGGGATGGAGCCTTGTGCTATGGTATTGCGTGTTAGCCAGAGTCATATCCGCTTTGGTCACTTTGAGCACTTCTATTACAGCAGAAAGCATGATGATCTAAAGCGCTTGGCAGAATACTGTTTGGAGCGATACTTTCCCGATCTCATTCAAGAGAGTGATCCATATTTAGCGATGTTTCGTGAAATACGCGATCGGTCAATCAATATGGTCGCTAAATGGCAAGCTTACGGCTTTGTTCATGGTGTGATGAACACAGATAATATGTCCATTCTTGGGGAAACCTTTGACTATGGTCCCTACACCTTTATGGATAACTATCGAGCTGATTTTGTCAGTAGCCATACCGATCATCAGGGGCGTTATGCTTTTCAGCGCCAGCCGGATATCGTGCTTTGGAACCTATCCTGTTTAGCGCAAGCATTACTGCCTTTGACCGGCAAAGAAAAGCTGATTGGATTACTGGATGAATATAAGTCACTTTATCTGACAGCGTACTATCAACTTATGCGCAAACGGCTAGGTTTACAGGTAAAAAGAGAGGGGGATGATGCATTAGTTGACCAGCTAATCACGTTGGCCTCTGCTCAGCGAATTGATTTGAATCGTTTTTTGCGGGATCTCTGCAGCTTCGAGCCTTCCCAGCAACCTAGTCTGGATCGATGCTTGTCCCACTTTGGCCAAGCCGCGCCAGCGCAGGACTGGATGTTCACTTATGGTAATCGTTTAGCAAAAGAGGCTGCTAGTCCCCCGATTCGCCAACAGCAGATGCGGGCCGTCAACCCATGTTATCTTTTACGTAATTATATGGCCGAAGAGGCAATTAAAGCCGCGAATCAAGGTGATTACCAAGGGGTAAATGAACTTTTAGCCGTTGTCAGAAAGCCGTTTGAAGAGAAAGCTGAGTTTGCTCATTATGCTGAAGCGCCACCTGAGTGGGCGTCAGGTATTAGCCTCAGCTGCTCATCGTAA